The Planktothrix tepida PCC 9214 genome has a segment encoding these proteins:
- the psbP gene encoding photosystem II reaction center PsbP: MFKRILAIALVCFSLSLTGCVSVGVGLNSFVDTADGYEFAYPNGWTQVSVSNGPDTVLHDMIEQSENVSVVINPISNPSQTLSDIGSPTEVGYTLSKKAIAPEGSGRTAELISAESYTKGSNLYYWLEYAVQLPNEQKRHDFASVAISRGKLFTLNVSTTEKRWQKAHQLLEQVVQSFNVY, translated from the coding sequence ATGTTCAAACGAATTTTGGCAATTGCTTTAGTCTGTTTTAGCCTTAGCTTAACAGGTTGTGTGTCTGTTGGTGTCGGATTAAATAGCTTTGTTGATACCGCAGATGGCTATGAATTTGCGTATCCGAATGGATGGACGCAGGTGAGTGTGTCTAACGGCCCTGATACGGTGCTACACGATATGATTGAACAAAGTGAAAATGTCAGTGTGGTAATTAATCCTATTTCTAATCCCAGTCAAACTTTATCCGATATTGGAAGCCCCACAGAAGTCGGATATACCTTAAGTAAAAAAGCGATCGCTCCTGAAGGTTCAGGACGCACCGCCGAACTGATTAGTGCAGAATCATACACGAAAGGATCGAATCTTTATTATTGGTTAGAATATGCGGTACAACTCCCTAATGAACAAAAACGTCATGATTTTGCCAGTGTTGCCATTAGTCGCGGTAAACTATTTACATTAAATGTTTCTACCACTGAAAAACGTTGGCAAAAAGCTCATCAACTTTTAGAACAAGTTGTTCAATCTTTTAACGTGTATTAA
- a CDS encoding RusA family crossover junction endodeoxyribonuclease, whose amino-acid sequence MSKFEFIVDGPPVSQQARRRERLREWKATVRQEAEKYWSSDQQTATGFVMLQITYFYDSVAIDVDNIVKPIQDSIIGLAYVDDGQVTDIIVRKRNLSGNFKIENMTSILAEGFARGNQFLHIVVLDAPDQEVLI is encoded by the coding sequence TTGAGCAAATTTGAGTTTATAGTAGATGGGCCACCAGTATCACAACAAGCTCGTAGACGAGAGCGTCTTAGAGAATGGAAAGCAACAGTACGACAAGAGGCGGAAAAATACTGGTCTTCGGATCAACAAACCGCTACTGGATTTGTTATGCTGCAAATAACCTATTTCTACGATTCTGTGGCTATAGATGTGGATAATATAGTTAAACCCATTCAAGATTCAATTATCGGGTTAGCCTATGTCGATGATGGTCAAGTAACCGATATTATCGTTAGGAAGAGGAATTTGTCAGGTAACTTTAAGATAGAAAATATGACCTCGATATTGGCAGAAGGCTTTGCCCGTGGGAATCAATTTTTGCATATTGTCGTACTTGATGCTCCTGACCAAGAGGTACTTATATGA
- a CDS encoding Maf family protein, whose amino-acid sequence MTQPNRITFILASASPARKRLLETVGIQPIISPSDFDESQIQDSNPVQLVQKLAQAKAEVVTQTLINSPQIEEGIILVLGCDSVLAVEGEIYGKPANIEEAIARWQTMRGQVGQLYTGHALVNVSTHQTLVHCQTTNVYFSDISDREIEAYIATGEPLNCAGCFAIEGKGGLFVEKLEGCHTNVIGLSLPLLRKMIQEFGYNITDFWSLARNHKGL is encoded by the coding sequence ATGACTCAGCCTAATCGAATCACATTTATTTTAGCTTCTGCTTCTCCAGCGCGCAAACGGTTATTAGAAACGGTGGGAATTCAGCCTATAATTTCCCCTAGTGATTTTGATGAATCTCAAATCCAAGATTCTAATCCGGTACAGTTAGTACAGAAACTCGCCCAAGCTAAAGCAGAAGTTGTAACCCAAACCTTAATCAATTCTCCTCAGATCGAGGAGGGAATAATCTTAGTTTTGGGATGTGATTCGGTTCTGGCGGTTGAGGGAGAAATTTATGGCAAACCTGCTAATATTGAAGAAGCGATCGCCCGTTGGCAAACCATGCGAGGTCAAGTTGGACAACTTTATACGGGTCATGCTTTAGTTAATGTTTCAACCCACCAAACTTTAGTTCATTGTCAAACGACTAACGTTTATTTTTCTGATATTTCCGATAGGGAAATTGAAGCTTATATTGCTACCGGAGAACCCCTCAACTGTGCTGGGTGTTTTGCTATTGAAGGAAAGGGGGGGTTATTTGTGGAAAAATTAGAAGGATGTCATACCAATGTGATTGGATTGAGCTTACCTTTATTAAGAAAAATGATCCAGGAATTTGGATACAATATTACTGACTTCTGGTCGTTGGCTAGAAACCACAAAGGTCTTTAA
- the pyrF gene encoding orotidine-5'-phosphate decarboxylase codes for MSLDKIIVPLDVPTQEEAIALVEKLPQVTFWKVGLELFVSCGPEILTFLKAQQKRIFLDLKFHDIPNTVAGACRSASRYGVDLITVHATAGKTALKAAQKAAEEGANEAGYPTPKLIAITLLTSLNSRDLAFDLKVPLELPEYTLNMALLAQESGLAGAVCSPLEVSQLRQTCGNEFLFVCPGVRPAWSERGDQQRTFTPAQALKAGADYLVIGRPITASDDPTTALQRIVEEIS; via the coding sequence ATGAGCTTAGACAAAATTATTGTTCCCTTAGATGTTCCAACTCAAGAAGAGGCGATCGCACTGGTTGAAAAACTGCCTCAAGTCACATTTTGGAAAGTCGGTTTAGAATTATTCGTCAGTTGTGGCCCCGAAATTCTAACCTTCCTCAAAGCTCAACAAAAACGTATTTTTCTTGATTTAAAATTCCATGATATTCCCAATACTGTAGCCGGAGCTTGTCGATCTGCATCCCGATATGGGGTTGATTTAATCACCGTTCATGCAACCGCCGGAAAAACAGCCTTAAAAGCAGCCCAAAAAGCAGCAGAAGAGGGAGCAAATGAAGCCGGGTATCCCACCCCCAAATTAATCGCCATTACCCTATTAACGAGTTTAAATTCCAGGGATTTAGCCTTTGATTTAAAAGTCCCTTTAGAATTACCAGAATATACATTAAATATGGCTTTATTAGCTCAAGAAAGCGGGTTAGCAGGAGCCGTTTGTTCCCCCCTGGAAGTCTCCCAACTCCGTCAAACCTGCGGAAATGAGTTTTTATTCGTCTGTCCTGGGGTACGTCCCGCTTGGTCAGAACGCGGCGATCAACAACGCACCTTTACCCCCGCCCAAGCTCTCAAAGCCGGAGCCGATTATCTTGTCATCGGACGTCCGATCACCGCCTCAGATGACCCCACAACTGCCCTACAACGAATTGTTGAGGAAATAAGTTGA